A region from the Carassius auratus strain Wakin unplaced genomic scaffold, ASM336829v1 scaf_tig00017929, whole genome shotgun sequence genome encodes:
- the LOC113075895 gene encoding gap junction Cx32.2 protein-like has translation MGEWGFLSKLLDKVQSHSTVIGKVWLTVLFVFRIMVLGAGAEKVWSDEQSKMICNTKQPGCTNVCYDHTFPISHIRFWVLQIIFVSTPTLLFFGHVLHILHKDKKLRQQIKSYEEKQGLKHSKYTNDHGKVIIKGQLLGSYLASLFAKILLEAAFIVGQYYIYGFIMIPKIECSQSPCPHTVECYMSRPTEKTIFIIFMLVVSCISLLLNVVEMFYLICRRSKRHREQMNR, from the coding sequence ATGGGAGAGTGGGGCTTTCTCTCCAAGCTGCTGGACAAAGTGCAGTCTCACTCCACGGTCATTGGGAAGGTGTGGCTCACTGTCCTCTTTGTCTTCAGGATCATGGTCCTCGGAGCTGGGGCTGAAAAAGTTTGGAGCGACGAACAATCAAAAATGATCTGCAACACTAAGCAACCTGGTTGTACGAACGTGTGTTACGATCACACCTTTCCAATCTCCCACATTCGCTTCTGGGTACTTCAGATCATCTTTGTGTCCACTCCAACACTTCTATTCTTCGGTCATGTTCTGCATATCCTCCACAAAGATAAGAAACTAAGACAGCAAATTAAAAGCTATGAGGAAAAGCAAGGCCTCAAACATTCCAAATACACTAACGATCATGGTAAAGTTATAATCAAGGGTCAGTTATTAGGTAGTTACCTAGCCAGCCTGTTTGCTAAGATCTTGCTTGAGGCTGCGTTTATTGTAGGCCAGTATTATATTTACGGTTTCATAATGATCCCTAAGATTGAATGCTCCCAGTCTCCTTGCCCTCATACGGTCGAGTGTTACATGTCTCGTCCCACAGAGAAAACCATCTTTATTATCTTCATGCTGGTGGTGTCGTGTATCTCTCTGCTTCTGAACGTGGTTGAGATGTTCTACCTGATTTGCCGCAGGTCAAAGAGACATCGTGAGCAGATGAACAGATGA
- the LOC113075894 gene encoding gap junction Cx32.2 protein-like, with protein MGDWGFLSSLLDKVQSHSTVIGKIWMSVLFIFRILVLGAAAESVWGDEQSNLVCNTMQPGCENVCYDWQFPISHIRFWVLQIIFVSTPTLVYLGHAVQVIHEENKLREKILNLGDGHMLKAPKYTDDRGHVKIKGNLLGSYLTQLFFKIILEIAFIVGQYYLYGFVMVAKFTCSQSPCPYTVECFMSRPTEKTIFIIFMLVVACVSLVLNVIEVFYLLCTRVRCRTSKRQTHNVTTGKKPGSLASSWMTSEDALKQNIMNKHYEAGQSLGGSLDGAKKEKMMEDN; from the coding sequence ATGGGAGACTGGGGATTTCTCTCGTCGTTATTAGACAAAGTACAGTCCCACTCCACCGTCATCGGCAAGATATGGATGAGCGTCCTCTTCATCTTCAGGATCCTGGTGCTGGGAGCAGCGGCGGAGAGCGTTTGGGGTGATGAACAATCTAATTTGGTTTGCAATACGATGCAACCTGGTTGTGAGAACGTGTGCTACGACTGGCAGTTCCCAATCTCGCACATCCGCTTCTGGGTCTTGCAGATCATATTTGTATCCACTCCAACTTTGGTATACCTGGGTCATGCGGTGCAGGTAATTCACGAAGAGAACAAACTCAGAGAGAAAATACTAAATCTTGGCGACGGCCACATGTTGAAGGCACCCAAATACACAGATGACAGAGGTCATGTCAAAATTAAAGGAAACCTGCTCGGCAGCTATCTAACCCAGCTGTTTTTTAAAATCATCCTGGAGATTGCATTCATTGTCGGACAGTATTATTTATACGGCTTTGTAATGGTAGCCAAGTTTACATGTTCCCAATCCCCCTGCCCTTACACGGTAGAATGTTTCATGTCTCGTCCAACAGAGAAGACCATCTTCATCATCTTTATGCTAGTGGTAGCCTGTGTGTCTCTGGTGCTGAATGTCATAGAGGTGTTTTACCTGCTGTGCACCAGGGTCAGATGCCGGACCAGCAAGAGACAGACACATAATGTCACTACAGGTAAAAAACCTGGAAGTCTGGCATCATCCTGGATGACCTCTGAAGACGCTTTGAAGCAAAACATCATGAACAAGCATTATGAGGCCGGACAGAGTCTTGGAGGAAGCCTGGATGGggcgaaaaaagaaaaaatgatggAAGACAATtag
- the LOC113075898 gene encoding gap junction Cx32.2 protein-like, giving the protein MGDWGFLSKLLDKVQSHSTNIGKVWLTVLLIFRIMVLGAGLDKVWGDEQSSMVCNINTPGCLNACYDHIFPISHMRFWVLQIIFVATPNLVYLGYVLHVIHKENKLRLHLQNQEEKSGVKLLKYTDDNGKIYYKGSLLGCYMLSITVTILFEAGFIVAQYYLIGLWMPTQLECKVDPCPAVGLHCFTSRPTEKTVFIVFMLIVACVSLALNLGEIFYLMGRRGEHKKRTRLMDEMQKLTPTKTFC; this is encoded by the coding sequence ATGGGCGACTGGGGATTCCTCTCCAAGCTTTTAGACAAAGTGCAGTCTCACTCAACCAATATTGGGAAAGTGTGGCTGACGGTTCTGCTGATCTTCAGAATAATGGTTCTTGGCGCTGGCCTGGATAAAGTCTGGGGAGATGAACAGTCAAGTATGGTCTGCAACATCAACACTCCTGGCTGCTTGAACGCGTGCTACGACCACATCTTCCCCATTTCCCACATGCGATTCTGGGTGCTCCAGATCATCTTTGTGGCCACGCCAAATCTGGTCTACCTCGGCTACGTTCTGCACGtcatccacaaagaaaacaaactgaGGCTGCATTTACAAAACCAGGAAGAGAAAAGTGGTGTAAAACTGCTCAAATACACTGATGACAACGGGAAGATTTATTACAAAGGGAGCCTGCTTGGTTGCTATATGCTGAGTATCACTGTGACCATTTTGTTTGAAGCCGGGTTCATTGTAGCCCAGTATTATTTAATCGGTCTTTGGATGCCCACACAGCTAGAATGTAAGGTAGATCCTTGTCCTGCAGTCGGTCTGCATTGTTTTACATCCCGTCCAACTGAAAAGACCGTATTCATTGTCTTCATGCTCATTGTGGCATGTGTGTCTTTAGCTTTAAATCTAGGAGAGATATTCTATCTGATGGGTCGAAGAGGGGAACACAAGAAGAGGACACGTTTAATGGATGAAATGCAGAAATTAACCCCCACTAAGACATTTTGCTGA
- the LOC113075893 gene encoding gap junction Cx32.7 protein-like, which yields MGEWDFLGRLLDRVQTHSTVVGKIWLTVLFVFRILVLGAGAERVWGDEQSDFICNTEQPGCENVCYDQAFPISHIRFWVLQIISVSTPTLAYLGHVVHVIHVEKKVREMMKKELQNEQINLFLKKGYKFPKYSRDNGKVSIRGCLLRSYILSLLCKILLEVGFILGQYYLYGFTLQAQFVCVRFPCPHKVDCFLSRPTEKSIFIWFMLVVACVSLFLNVIEILYLFVKKINECLSHKKDYTITPVTPVVNRKDFKNTDQVIQNWMNRELELQRREPGNEATKSVASEEHSADGQEVHI from the coding sequence ATGGGCGAGTGGGACTTTCTCGGAAGACTGCTGGATAGAGTCCAGACGCACTCAACGGTGGTGGGAAAAATCTGGCTCACCGTCCTGTTTGTGTTTAGGATTCTAGTCCTTGGCGCCGGTGCCGAGAGAGTTTGGGGCGATGAGCAGTCAGACTTCATCTGCAACACAGAGCAGCCGGGGTGCGAGAACGTCTGCTACGACCAGGCGTTCCCCATCTCACACATTCGTTTCTGGGTGCTGCAGATCATCTCGGTGTCCACACCTACTCTGGCCTACCTGGGCCACGTCGTCCACGTCATACATGTGgaaaagaaagtgagagagatgATGAAGAAAGAGCTTCAGAACGAGCAAATCAATCTGTTCCTCAAGAAAGGCTACAAATTCCCTAAGTACAGCAGGGACAATGGGAAGGTCAGCATTCGGGGGTGTCTCTTGAGAAGCTACATTCTGAGTTTGCTTTGCAAGATACTTTTAGAGGTGGGTTTCATCTTGGGCCAGTACTACCTTTATGGCTTCACTCTTCAGGCCCAATTCGTCTGTGTCCGTTTTCCATGTCCTCACAAGGTGGACTGTTTCTTGTCAAGGCCTACTGAGAAAAGCATCTTCATTTGGTTCATGCTGGTGGTGGCCTGTGTCTCTTTATTCCTAAATGTGATTGAGATCTTATATCTTTTTGTCAAGAAGATCAATGAGTGTCTCAGCCACAAAAAGGACTACACCATTACACCCGTGACCCCGGTTGTGAACCGGAAGGACTTCAAAAATACAGATCAGGTGATTCAGAACTGGATGAACCGTGAGCTGGAGCTTCAGAGGAGGGAACCTGGCAATGAGGCAACTAAGAGTGTGGCTTCAGAGGAGCATAGTGCTGACGGGCAAGAGGTCCATATCTGA
- the LOC113075891 gene encoding inactive hydroxysteroid dehydrogenase-like protein 1 — protein MAAVDSFQLLYREIARSCSCYVETLALVGACYTVSKAVIFMRDCYSLIRLHFIPRLVSHRDLSQQYGQWALVCDASEAIAKAYAEELARHGICVILISRDISNLAGTAKTISDTYGVEASLMEADFSQGLSACKPIKDAISSKDIGFIVNSLDGSLDLSQDFTDLSESVVWDTINRNIVAATLVTRLALPAMVERGKGAVVNISAGRCLCPTSRKAAISASTAFLDNFSRSLHYEYGHRGVFVQSLLPFRVSSQGSEGTGPAGWLVPSPQVYARHAFSTLGVSHRTTGYWPHTIQFRLVQCIPEWVWMLGSRVFTRAT, from the exons ATGGCCGCTGTTGACAGCTTCCAGCTTTTGTATCGAGAAATTGCCAGATCATGCAGCTGTTATGTGGAAACCCTCGCGCTTGTGGGTGCTTGTTACACAGTCAGCAAGGCTGTGATATTCATGAGGGACTGCTATAGCCTGATAAGGCTTCATTTTATTCCTCGTCTTGTGTCCCATAGAGATCTTAGTCAGCAATATGGACAATGGGCGCTTGTATGTG ATGCTTCAGAGGCAATAGCAAAAGCATATGCAGAGGAACTGGCAAGGCATGGCATCTGTGTGATTCTGATCAGCCGTGACATCAGTAACTTGGCTGGCACTGCCAAAACCATTTCAGACACTTACGGGGTAGAGGCCAGTTTAATGGAAGCTGATTTCAGTCAAGGGCTCTCGGCCTGCAAACCTATTAAAGATGCCATCAGCAGTAAAGATATTGGATTCATTGTTAACAGCCTGGATGGGTCTCTCGACCTCTCTCAAGACTTTACGGACCTCTCTGAATCTGTAGTGTGGGATACTATCAATAGAAATATAGTAGCTGCCACTCTTGTCACCCGCCTGGCTCTGCCTGCTATGGTGGAAAGGGGAAAAGGAGCAGTGGTCAACATTTCCGCTGGGAGATGCTTGTGTCCGACTTCCAGAAAAGCTGCTATTTCTGCATCTACG GCTTTTCTTGATAACTTCAGTCGCTCTCTGCACTATGAATATGGCCATCGAGGAGTCTTTGTGCAGAGTTTGCTGCCTTTTCGAGTCTCATCTCAAGGATCTGAGGGTACTGGTCCTGCTGGGTGGCTGGTGCCAAGCCCACAAGTGTATGCCAGGCATGCTTTTTCAACTCTGGGTGTCTCTCACCGAACCACAGGATACTGGCCTCACACCATACAG TTTCGACTGGTGCAGTGCATACCAGAGTGGGTATGGATGCTGGGATCACGCGTCTTTACAAGAGCCACCTGA